The Archangium lipolyticum genome contains a region encoding:
- the pdhA gene encoding pyruvate dehydrogenase (acetyl-transferring) E1 component subunit alpha: MASKYSKDLLLTMYRKMYLMRRFEERAGQQYGLGKIAGFCHLYIGQEAVAAGVEEAIRPDDYMLSGYRDHAQPLARGSDAGMVMAELFGRTGGYSKGKGGSMHIFDIEHHFYGGYGIVGAQIGLAAGMAFASRYRNEDRITVCYFGDAAANQGIFHETLNMAVKWKLPVLYICENNRYGMGTAIARVAAVPEIHKRGEAYGMRHEAVDGMDVLKMYEAVKDAAAYIRAGNGPVLMEANTYRFRGHSMADPATYRTKQEVEDERKNDPIPRLKDYAIAQKLAKAEEFDAIEEEVKQQVDAAVKFADESPEPSLDELWKDTIVEEGEEDVRPRERVLGVKVTNWPKYPSGQELKVTWDLEPREQAEKADKAAGLKR; this comes from the coding sequence GTGGCCAGCAAGTACTCGAAAGACCTGCTGTTGACGATGTACCGGAAGATGTACCTCATGCGCCGCTTCGAGGAACGGGCGGGCCAGCAGTACGGTCTGGGGAAGATCGCCGGTTTCTGCCATCTGTACATCGGCCAGGAGGCGGTAGCGGCCGGTGTCGAGGAGGCCATCCGCCCGGATGACTACATGCTCTCGGGTTATCGCGATCACGCCCAGCCGCTGGCGCGTGGCTCGGACGCGGGCATGGTGATGGCGGAGCTCTTCGGCCGCACCGGTGGCTACAGCAAGGGCAAGGGCGGCTCGATGCACATCTTCGACATCGAGCACCACTTCTACGGTGGCTACGGCATCGTCGGCGCGCAGATCGGCCTGGCGGCGGGCATGGCCTTCGCCAGCCGCTACCGCAACGAGGACCGCATCACCGTGTGCTACTTCGGTGACGCCGCGGCCAACCAGGGCATCTTCCACGAGACGCTCAACATGGCGGTGAAGTGGAAGCTGCCGGTGCTCTACATCTGCGAGAACAACCGCTACGGCATGGGCACGGCCATCGCGCGCGTCGCGGCGGTGCCGGAGATCCACAAGCGTGGCGAGGCCTACGGCATGCGCCACGAGGCCGTGGACGGCATGGACGTGCTGAAGATGTACGAGGCGGTGAAGGACGCGGCCGCGTACATCCGCGCGGGCAACGGCCCGGTGCTGATGGAGGCCAACACCTACCGCTTCCGTGGCCACTCCATGGCCGACCCCGCCACCTACCGCACCAAGCAGGAGGTGGAGGACGAGCGCAAGAACGACCCCATCCCTCGCCTCAAGGACTACGCCATCGCCCAGAAGCTGGCGAAGGCGGAGGAGTTCGACGCCATCGAGGAAGAGGTGAAGCAGCAGGTGGACGCGGCGGTGAAGTTCGCCGACGAGTCGCCCGAGCCCAGCCTGGACGAGCTGTGGAAGGACACCATCGTCGAGGAGGGCGAGGAGGACGTGCGCCCCCGCGAGCGCGTGCTGGGCGTGAAGGTGACGAACTGGCCGAAGTACCCGTCGGGCCAGGAGCTGAAGGTGACGTGGGACCTCGAGCCGCGCGAGCAGGCCGAGAAGGCGGACAAGGCCGCGGGCCTCAAGCGCTAG
- a CDS encoding HAD family hydrolase, which yields MASDLKTRVREGWQSTLRSILDEARSLGAQAVLAFDLDSTLFDNRPRQARILREFGLARAVEKLGSCEPHHWESGFDMRGAMRRCGLTEEEVEAHFPSVRAFWLERFFTNEYCVDDVATQGAAAFTHAVVATGAHLAYVTGRHEGMRAGTVECMRRNGLAVPGEGRVHLLMKPSERDNDDAFKREAHARLGELGRVIAAFDNEPTHANDYLRRFPEAKVVHLATDHSGRPVVLLDEIVSVPHFSHEP from the coding sequence ATGGCTTCGGATCTCAAGACCCGCGTCCGGGAGGGCTGGCAGAGCACGCTGCGCTCCATCCTGGACGAGGCGCGTTCGCTCGGTGCCCAGGCGGTGCTCGCCTTCGACCTGGACTCGACCCTCTTCGACAACCGTCCCCGCCAGGCGCGCATCCTCCGGGAGTTCGGCCTGGCCCGGGCGGTGGAGAAGCTGGGCTCCTGCGAGCCGCACCACTGGGAGAGTGGCTTCGACATGCGGGGCGCCATGCGCAGGTGCGGCCTGACGGAGGAGGAGGTGGAGGCCCACTTCCCCTCGGTCCGTGCCTTCTGGCTGGAGCGCTTCTTCACCAATGAGTATTGCGTGGACGACGTGGCCACCCAGGGCGCCGCGGCCTTCACCCACGCGGTGGTGGCCACCGGGGCGCATCTGGCCTACGTCACGGGTCGCCACGAGGGCATGCGGGCGGGCACCGTGGAGTGCATGCGCCGCAACGGCCTGGCCGTGCCTGGAGAGGGGCGGGTGCACCTGCTGATGAAGCCCTCCGAGCGCGACAACGACGATGCCTTCAAGCGCGAGGCCCATGCCCGGCTGGGAGAGTTGGGGCGGGTGATCGCCGCCTTCGACAACGAGCCCACGCACGCCAACGACTACCTGCGCCGCTTCCCGGAGGCCAAGGTCGTCCACCTGGCGACCGACCATTCCGGTAGGCCCGTGGTCCTGCTCGACGAGATCGTCTCGGTGCCGCACTTCTCTCACGAGCCGTGA
- a CDS encoding DUF2795 domain-containing protein produces the protein MTDDDTRRTLLEEGVKELETRMGGPSPLAQPLHEALLGAVFPLSTEQLVWLARENDTPAVVLSLLGNLPQRWFESLDAVQQALESQAQVGEQATELSMAPMPPR, from the coding sequence ATGACCGACGACGACACGAGACGCACCCTGCTCGAAGAGGGCGTGAAGGAACTGGAGACGCGCATGGGGGGCCCCTCGCCCCTGGCCCAGCCGCTCCATGAGGCCTTGTTGGGAGCCGTGTTTCCTCTCTCCACGGAGCAGCTCGTCTGGCTGGCCCGGGAGAACGACACCCCCGCCGTCGTCCTGTCGCTGTTGGGCAACCTTCCCCAGCGGTGGTTCGAATCGCTGGATGCGGTCCAACAGGCGCTGGAGTCCCAGGCCCAGGTAGGCGAGCAGGCGACAGAGCTTTCGATGGCTCCCATGCCTCCTCGTTGA
- a CDS encoding sensor histidine kinase — protein MNPSDLPAVLYVDDDALNLRVFEANFGSKFRIFRCSTPAEALTLLEQKRNEIGVILSDQRMPGMTGVELLERARTLAPDAKRMLVTAYSDMQAVIDAVNRGQVSRYFVKPWDRAEVLAALEDGLKIARLELRIREVEGRMMKAERLATLGQVTAGIAHELMGPVGYLSQNVASLRRDLECVVQYASKHLANDPSQEVASVLEDLPSLLQDLASGADHLRGVALGLRAQARGEDMEVSADVAEVVSFAVKLARAEVRDRARITTMGEPVKVTFGPVKLTQVLLNLIVNAAQAMEGTGRSGRIEVRWTSREQEVVLTVADNGCGIPQELQEKVFQPLFTTKPVGIGTGLGLSICKELVVQSGGSVRLSSKPGEGTEVELTLKRGQLP, from the coding sequence ATGAATCCGTCTGACCTCCCCGCCGTCCTCTATGTCGACGACGACGCGCTCAACCTGAGGGTGTTCGAGGCGAACTTCGGTTCGAAGTTCCGCATCTTCCGCTGCTCGACACCGGCCGAGGCGCTGACACTGCTGGAGCAGAAGCGCAACGAGATTGGCGTCATCCTGTCGGACCAGCGCATGCCGGGGATGACGGGCGTGGAGCTGCTGGAGCGCGCGCGCACGCTGGCGCCGGACGCCAAGCGCATGCTCGTCACGGCCTACTCGGACATGCAGGCGGTGATCGACGCGGTGAACCGCGGCCAGGTGAGCCGCTACTTCGTCAAGCCGTGGGACCGCGCCGAGGTGCTGGCCGCGCTCGAGGACGGCCTGAAGATCGCCCGCCTGGAGCTGCGCATCCGCGAGGTGGAAGGGCGGATGATGAAGGCCGAGCGTCTGGCCACGCTGGGCCAGGTGACGGCCGGCATCGCGCACGAGCTGATGGGCCCGGTGGGCTACCTGTCGCAGAACGTGGCCTCGCTGCGCAGGGATCTGGAGTGCGTGGTGCAGTACGCCTCCAAGCACCTGGCGAATGATCCGTCGCAGGAAGTGGCGAGCGTGCTGGAGGATCTGCCGTCGCTGCTGCAGGACCTGGCCTCGGGCGCGGACCACCTGCGCGGAGTGGCGCTGGGCCTGAGGGCGCAGGCGCGGGGCGAGGACATGGAGGTCTCGGCGGACGTGGCCGAGGTGGTGTCCTTCGCGGTGAAGCTGGCGCGCGCCGAGGTGCGTGATCGCGCCCGCATCACCACCATGGGCGAGCCGGTGAAGGTGACGTTCGGCCCGGTGAAGCTGACCCAGGTGCTGCTCAACCTCATCGTCAACGCCGCGCAGGCCATGGAGGGCACGGGCCGCTCGGGACGCATCGAGGTGCGGTGGACGTCACGCGAGCAGGAGGTGGTGCTCACCGTGGCGGACAACGGCTGCGGCATCCCCCAGGAGCTTCAGGAGAAGGTGTTCCAGCCGCTCTTCACCACCAAGCCGGTGGGCATCGGCACCGGCCTGGGCCTGTCCATCTGCAAGGAGCTGGTGGTTCAGTCCGGTGGCTCCGTGCGGCTGTCGTCGAAGCCGGGCGAGGGCACCGAGGTGGAGCTCACCCTCAAGCGAGGCCAGCTCCCCTGA
- a CDS encoding pyruvate dehydrogenase complex E1 component subunit beta, with translation MAELMYREALNQALAEEMERDANVFLIGEEVGRYQGAFKVSQGLLDRFGSARIIDAPISELGFTGLGVGAAMVGLRPVVEMMTWNFAILAMDQIVNNAAKLRHMSGGQLRCPIVFRGPGGAGGRLSSQHSQALESTYAHFPGLKVVAPATPADAKGLLKSAIRDENPVIMIEGERLYALKGEVPEGEHIVPIGKADVKREGKDVSLITWSRMYYFCEEAAKQLEAEGISVEILDLRTLRPLDEEAILATVRKTNRAVVVEEGWPLAGVGAQVVDIIQSKGFDDLDAPVVRVTGLDVNMSYAANLENAIQPDAPKIVAAVKKVLYREGA, from the coding sequence ATGGCCGAGTTGATGTACCGCGAGGCGCTGAACCAGGCGCTCGCCGAGGAGATGGAGCGCGACGCCAACGTGTTCCTCATTGGTGAGGAAGTGGGTCGCTACCAGGGCGCCTTCAAGGTGTCGCAGGGACTGCTGGACCGGTTCGGGAGCGCGCGCATCATCGACGCGCCCATCTCCGAGCTGGGCTTCACGGGCCTGGGTGTCGGCGCGGCGATGGTGGGCCTGCGCCCGGTGGTGGAGATGATGACCTGGAACTTCGCCATCCTGGCGATGGACCAGATCGTCAACAACGCGGCGAAGCTGCGGCACATGTCCGGCGGCCAGCTGCGCTGCCCCATCGTGTTCCGTGGCCCCGGTGGCGCGGGCGGCCGGCTCTCCAGCCAGCACAGCCAGGCGCTGGAGTCCACCTACGCCCACTTCCCGGGTCTCAAGGTCGTGGCTCCGGCCACCCCGGCGGACGCCAAGGGCCTGCTCAAGTCCGCGATCCGTGACGAGAACCCCGTCATCATGATCGAGGGCGAGCGCCTCTACGCCCTCAAGGGCGAGGTGCCCGAGGGCGAGCACATCGTCCCCATCGGCAAGGCGGACGTGAAGCGCGAGGGCAAGGACGTCAGCCTCATCACCTGGTCGCGCATGTACTACTTCTGCGAGGAGGCCGCGAAGCAGCTGGAGGCCGAGGGCATCTCCGTGGAGATCCTCGACCTGCGCACGCTGCGGCCGCTGGACGAGGAGGCCATCCTCGCCACGGTGCGCAAGACGAACCGCGCGGTGGTGGTGGAAGAGGGCTGGCCCCTGGCCGGCGTGGGCGCGCAGGTGGTGGACATCATCCAGTCCAAGGGCTTCGATGACCTGGATGCTCCCGTCGTGCGCGTGACCGGCCTCGACGTGAACATGTCCTACGCGGCGAACCTGGAGAACGCGATCCAGCCGGACGCGCCCAAGATCGTCGCCGCCGTGAAGAAGGTCCTCTACCGCGAGGGAGCCTGA
- a CDS encoding arsenate reductase/protein-tyrosine-phosphatase family protein produces the protein MKTVIFACVHNAGRSQMAAAFFNALANPASARAISAGTQPGERVHPEVRAAMAEVGIDLSGAKPQRLTDELARGASMLITMGCGEACPYVPGLVRDDWPLEDPKGKPVERVREIRDEVRSRVSALLAREGWAR, from the coding sequence ATGAAGACCGTCATCTTCGCCTGTGTCCACAACGCCGGGCGCTCGCAGATGGCCGCCGCCTTCTTCAACGCGCTGGCCAACCCCGCCAGCGCCCGGGCCATCTCCGCTGGCACCCAGCCCGGGGAGCGTGTCCACCCGGAGGTGCGGGCGGCCATGGCCGAGGTGGGCATCGACCTGTCGGGTGCGAAGCCCCAGCGGCTCACCGATGAGCTGGCGCGGGGGGCCTCCATGCTCATCACCATGGGCTGCGGTGAAGCCTGCCCCTACGTGCCGGGGCTCGTGCGCGATGACTGGCCCCTGGAGGATCCCAAGGGCAAGCCCGTGGAGCGGGTCCGGGAGATTCGCGACGAGGTGCGCTCCCGCGTGTCGGCCCTGCTGGCCCGGGAAGGCTGGGCCCGGTAG
- a CDS encoding NUDIX hydrolase, with amino-acid sequence MRPSSHSAVTDIEIIEDFTSTAKCDEGFLRVRRLRCQNRRADGTASKVYRVDVVDRPRLDAVAVLVYRRGASGLEVLTRMNLRPAAYFRRGKEMTVPDGASYLRVEEIVAGLLEPEDKGEAGLRHRAAEEVLEEAGFEVKPEEIQLLGAGFFLAPGILSEKVFPAAVDVTGKEPGVPQGDGSPLEEGTHLQWRPIRELLAMCRRGEVPDAKTEIAILRLLAEQP; translated from the coding sequence ATGCGACCAAGCAGTCATTCTGCTGTGACCGATATCGAGATCATCGAGGATTTCACGTCGACCGCGAAGTGCGACGAGGGTTTTCTGCGAGTGCGGCGGCTGAGGTGTCAGAACCGGCGCGCGGACGGAACGGCGTCCAAGGTGTACCGGGTGGACGTGGTGGACCGGCCGAGGTTGGACGCGGTGGCGGTGCTGGTCTACCGCCGCGGTGCGTCGGGGCTGGAGGTGCTGACGCGGATGAACCTGAGGCCGGCTGCCTACTTCCGGCGGGGCAAGGAGATGACGGTGCCGGACGGGGCCTCGTACCTGCGGGTGGAGGAGATCGTCGCGGGGCTGCTGGAGCCGGAGGACAAGGGCGAGGCGGGCCTGAGGCACCGGGCGGCGGAGGAGGTGCTCGAGGAAGCCGGGTTCGAGGTGAAGCCGGAGGAAATCCAGCTGCTGGGGGCGGGCTTCTTCCTGGCGCCGGGCATCCTGTCGGAGAAGGTGTTCCCGGCGGCGGTGGACGTGACGGGCAAGGAGCCCGGGGTGCCCCAGGGGGACGGCTCCCCCTTGGAGGAGGGCACGCACCTGCAGTGGAGGCCCATCCGCGAGCTGCTGGCGATGTGCCGGCGCGGCGAGGTGCCGGACGCGAAGACGGAGATCGCCATCCTGCGGCTGCTGGCCGAGCAGCCCTGA
- a CDS encoding response regulator, with translation MDLPFETDEGGGSEQGRGGTLASTVLVVDDEAVVRDVCARLLAREPDLVVSLAQDAEEALELLRAQRFDVLITDKNLPGLGGVELIAEARALQPALEAVMITGYSSTESVIAAFAAGASDYILKPFEDLRLVRAKVRAALERRAERVRGRELARRMAREAASLLEAGGQASPEARDLLESQLATYEQASRMAAGGQVAVVGSPEALDALLREGLEAVALPPDSPALLGAAVVVLETGAPRWWELAERLQSAAPDLVLLAGPNADLADLLDAITLRLELVGFGSSSPQVLPERVRMLLMRRNLQRAQAGLATALAAFRKSLQQGG, from the coding sequence ATGGATCTCCCCTTCGAAACGGATGAGGGTGGCGGGAGTGAGCAGGGCCGTGGGGGAACCCTCGCCTCGACCGTTCTGGTGGTGGACGACGAAGCCGTGGTGCGCGACGTGTGCGCCCGGTTGTTGGCGCGTGAGCCGGACCTGGTGGTGAGCCTGGCCCAGGATGCCGAGGAGGCCCTGGAGCTGCTCCGCGCCCAGCGCTTCGACGTGCTCATCACCGACAAGAACCTGCCCGGCCTGGGCGGCGTGGAGCTCATCGCCGAGGCCCGGGCGCTGCAGCCCGCGCTGGAGGCGGTGATGATCACCGGCTATTCCAGCACGGAGTCGGTGATCGCCGCCTTCGCGGCGGGAGCGAGCGACTACATCCTCAAGCCCTTCGAGGACCTGCGGCTGGTGCGGGCCAAGGTGCGCGCCGCGCTGGAGCGCCGGGCCGAGCGGGTGCGGGGTCGTGAGCTGGCGCGGCGCATGGCGCGCGAGGCCGCCTCGCTGCTGGAGGCGGGCGGGCAGGCCTCGCCCGAGGCGCGAGATCTGCTGGAGTCCCAGCTGGCCACGTACGAGCAGGCCAGCCGGATGGCTGCGGGCGGGCAGGTGGCGGTGGTGGGCAGCCCCGAGGCGCTGGACGCCCTGCTGCGCGAGGGACTCGAGGCCGTGGCGCTGCCCCCGGACTCGCCGGCGCTGCTGGGCGCGGCCGTGGTGGTGCTGGAGACGGGCGCGCCCCGCTGGTGGGAGCTCGCCGAGCGCCTCCAGTCCGCCGCGCCGGACCTGGTGCTGCTGGCGGGCCCGAACGCGGACCTGGCGGACCTGCTGGATGCCATCACCCTGCGGCTGGAGCTGGTGGGCTTCGGCTCCTCGTCGCCCCAGGTGCTGCCGGAGCGGGTGCGCATGCTGCTGATGCGCCGCAACCTGCAGCGCGCCCAGGCGGGGCTGGCCACGGCGCTGGCCGCCTTCCGCAAGAGCCTCCAGCAGGGAGGGTAG
- a CDS encoding MFS transporter produces MHDAAPSSSTPRPEYSRAFRLRRAQNWLTLGTMYAAMYMGRYNFSFANARLSETYGWNKTQVGAIISAATFIYGLSAIFNGPLADRIGGRKAMLVGAGGAVVFNLAFGLGAYLGFLGTGTVLLGYLATVWSLNMYFQSYSALALIKVNSGWFHISERGVFSAIFGSMIQGGRALIYFIGPLLVLALPWQFVFFVPALVMATLGFLTFLWVRDAPDEAGLPALDTADASSGYTGKVDFKYVAKVVFTNPVTLTIAAAEFCTGFVRHGFEQWFPRYMQEAQKLSLDSPIFQKGATGVVLAGIAGAFCAGIMSDLLFKARRPPVAFIGYVLQVVCMAIIWKAPSLNLVIAAFVVNSFSISIVHSMLSGTSSMDFGGKKAAATAAGMFDGMQYVGGSVVGVGMGWMLDNFGWGAWGPSMIGFSAVGGLLMLTLWNARPKAHASQTAPAAAAPEAPSDSQKQGSRTGTQG; encoded by the coding sequence ATGCACGACGCAGCCCCCTCGTCCTCGACGCCGCGGCCGGAGTATTCGCGGGCCTTCCGCCTTCGCCGCGCGCAGAACTGGCTCACGCTTGGAACCATGTACGCGGCCATGTACATGGGCCGCTACAACTTCTCCTTCGCCAACGCCCGGCTGTCGGAGACGTATGGTTGGAACAAGACGCAGGTGGGCGCGATCATCAGCGCGGCCACCTTCATCTACGGCCTGTCCGCCATCTTCAACGGGCCGCTGGCGGACCGCATCGGCGGGCGCAAGGCCATGCTGGTGGGCGCGGGCGGCGCGGTGGTGTTCAACCTCGCCTTCGGTCTGGGGGCGTACCTGGGCTTCCTGGGCACGGGGACGGTGCTGCTCGGCTACCTGGCCACGGTCTGGTCGCTGAACATGTACTTCCAGTCCTACTCGGCCCTGGCGCTCATCAAGGTGAACTCGGGCTGGTTCCACATCAGCGAGCGCGGCGTGTTCTCCGCCATCTTCGGCTCGATGATCCAAGGTGGCCGGGCGCTCATCTACTTCATCGGGCCGCTGCTGGTGCTGGCGCTGCCCTGGCAGTTCGTCTTCTTCGTGCCCGCGCTGGTGATGGCGACGCTGGGCTTCCTCACCTTCCTCTGGGTGCGTGACGCGCCGGACGAGGCGGGCCTGCCCGCGCTGGACACGGCGGATGCCTCCAGCGGGTACACCGGCAAGGTGGACTTCAAGTACGTGGCGAAGGTGGTCTTCACCAACCCCGTCACGCTGACCATCGCGGCGGCCGAGTTCTGCACCGGCTTCGTGCGCCACGGCTTCGAGCAGTGGTTCCCCCGCTACATGCAGGAGGCGCAGAAGCTGTCGCTCGACAGCCCCATCTTCCAGAAGGGCGCCACGGGCGTGGTGCTGGCGGGCATCGCGGGCGCGTTCTGCGCGGGCATCATGTCCGACCTGCTCTTCAAGGCGCGCCGGCCGCCCGTGGCCTTCATCGGCTACGTGCTCCAGGTGGTGTGCATGGCCATCATCTGGAAGGCGCCGAGCCTCAACCTGGTCATCGCCGCCTTCGTGGTGAACTCCTTCTCCATCAGCATCGTGCACTCGATGCTGTCGGGCACCTCGTCCATGGACTTCGGCGGGAAGAAGGCCGCGGCCACGGCGGCGGGCATGTTCGACGGCATGCAGTACGTCGGTGGCTCCGTGGTGGGCGTGGGCATGGGCTGGATGCTGGACAACTTCGGTTGGGGCGCCTGGGGCCCGAGCATGATCGGCTTCTCGGCCGTTGGCGGCCTCCTCATGCTCACCCTGTGGAACGCCCGGCCCAAGGCGCACGCGTCCCAGACGGCCCCCGCGGCCGCGGCCCCCGAGGCGCCCTCCGACAGCCAGAAGCAGGGCTCCCGGACGGGCACCCAGGGGTAG
- a CDS encoding pyruvate dehydrogenase complex dihydrolipoamide acetyltransferase, which produces MATPIQMPALSPTMTEGKIVKWLKKEGDKVSSGEAIAECETDKSNLEIEAYDDGYLLKIVVPEGEMAKVGSPIAILGAKGEKVDAGAAKAAAPAAAPKAEAPKAAAPAPAPAPASAPAPAAQPAAPAGGGDGIPVVMPALSPTMTEGKLVKWLKKEGDKVSSGQAIAEVETDKSNLEVEAYDDGVLARIVVQEGQMAKVGAPIAFLAGKGGAKAAAPAPAAAPQAAAPAPAPAPSAAPAPKAAAPAPTPGGRLRASPLAKRMARERGLDLSQVRGSGPHGRIVKSDIEKALTQAPAPAAARKAPAVAPGVRPEPKSVPVTTMRKVISQRMAEVKPGVPHFYLSVDVEMDAALKIREEAKALESKVSVNDIIVKASAMALRRYPKINVSLHGDTILHFETVDVGIAVAIEDGLITPIIRDADKKGLSAISAEARDLAERARKRGLKPDEYTGGSLTVSNLGMYGIDSFIAVINPPQAAILAVGSVSDKVVVRDGQMVVRKMMTVTLSGDHRVIDGAIGAEYLRELKNLLEHPMRLLF; this is translated from the coding sequence ATGGCCACGCCCATCCAGATGCCTGCCCTCTCTCCGACGATGACGGAGGGCAAGATCGTCAAGTGGCTCAAGAAGGAGGGCGACAAGGTCTCCTCTGGCGAGGCGATCGCCGAGTGCGAGACCGACAAGTCGAACCTCGAGATCGAAGCCTATGACGACGGCTACCTCCTGAAGATCGTCGTTCCCGAAGGCGAGATGGCCAAGGTGGGTTCGCCCATCGCGATCCTCGGTGCCAAGGGAGAGAAGGTCGACGCGGGTGCCGCCAAGGCCGCCGCGCCCGCCGCCGCTCCGAAGGCCGAGGCCCCGAAGGCCGCCGCGCCCGCTCCGGCTCCCGCGCCCGCTTCGGCTCCCGCGCCCGCCGCGCAGCCGGCCGCTCCCGCCGGTGGGGGAGACGGCATCCCCGTGGTGATGCCCGCGCTCTCCCCGACCATGACGGAGGGCAAGCTCGTCAAGTGGCTCAAGAAGGAGGGCGACAAGGTCTCCTCCGGTCAGGCCATCGCCGAGGTGGAGACGGACAAGTCGAACCTCGAGGTCGAGGCCTACGACGACGGTGTGCTGGCTCGCATCGTCGTGCAGGAAGGCCAGATGGCCAAGGTGGGAGCGCCCATCGCGTTCCTGGCCGGCAAGGGGGGCGCCAAGGCCGCCGCTCCGGCGCCCGCCGCCGCGCCCCAGGCCGCCGCGCCTGCTCCGGCTCCGGCGCCCTCCGCGGCGCCCGCGCCCAAGGCCGCGGCTCCGGCTCCCACGCCGGGGGGACGCCTGCGCGCCAGTCCGCTCGCGAAGCGCATGGCCCGGGAGCGCGGTCTGGACCTGAGCCAGGTGCGTGGCTCCGGTCCGCACGGCCGCATCGTGAAGAGCGACATCGAGAAGGCGCTCACCCAGGCGCCGGCTCCGGCCGCCGCTCGCAAGGCTCCCGCCGTGGCTCCGGGCGTGCGTCCCGAGCCGAAGTCGGTGCCTGTCACCACCATGCGCAAGGTCATCAGCCAGCGCATGGCCGAGGTGAAGCCCGGCGTGCCCCACTTCTACCTGTCGGTGGACGTGGAGATGGACGCCGCGCTGAAGATCCGCGAGGAGGCCAAGGCGCTCGAGTCGAAGGTGTCGGTCAACGACATCATCGTGAAGGCCTCGGCCATGGCGCTGCGCCGCTACCCGAAGATCAACGTCTCGCTGCACGGTGACACCATCCTGCACTTCGAGACGGTGGACGTGGGCATCGCGGTGGCCATCGAGGACGGCCTCATCACCCCCATCATCCGCGACGCGGACAAGAAGGGGTTGTCGGCCATCTCCGCCGAAGCGCGCGACCTGGCCGAGCGGGCCCGCAAGCGCGGCCTCAAGCCGGACGAGTACACCGGCGGCTCGCTGACCGTGTCCAACCTGGGCATGTACGGCATCGACTCGTTCATCGCCGTCATCAACCCGCCCCAGGCGGCCATCCTCGCGGTGGGCTCCGTCTCGGACAAGGTGGTGGTGCGTGATGGGCAGATGGTGGTGCGCAAGATGATGACGGTGACGCTCTCGGGCGACCACCGCGTCATCGACGGCGCCATCGGCGCCGAGTACCTGCGGGAGCTCAAGAACCTGCTCGAGCACCCGATGCGGTTGCTGTTCTAG